In Citrus sinensis cultivar Valencia sweet orange chromosome 2, DVS_A1.0, whole genome shotgun sequence, a single genomic region encodes these proteins:
- the LOC102629725 gene encoding uncharacterized protein LOC102629725 isoform X1, protein MFWRMAGLSTASPVETILDKENFTLEELLDEDDIIQECKALNGRLINFLRERAQVEQLIQYIVVEAPEDAEKRRTFKFPFVACEIFTCEVDIILKTLVEDEELMNLLFSFLEPKDSHSTLLAGYFSKVVICLLLRKTVPLMHYIKMLITALYASYMAHQEIMARLVDLIGITSIMEVLIRLIGADEHMYTNFTESMQWIEDTNVLEMIVDKFSSSDSPEVHANAAETLCSITRSAPPALAAKISSPNFIGRLFRHALENSRPKSVLVNSLSICISLLDPKRLTLGTYYMFNRQLTHGSTVTVNPETVEGMLGRLGDLLKLLDVSSEESSLLTTYGKLQPPLGKHRLKIVEFISVLLTVGSEAAEKELIRHGAVRRILDLFFEYPYNNFLHHHVENIILSCLECKNAPLIEHLLHECNLVGKILEAEKNFTLKDSNKPTVPAEGRLPPRIGNIGHLTRISNKLIQLGNNNSEIHAYLQENSEWNDWQINVLSKRNTLENIYQWACGRPTALHDRGRDSDDDDYQNRDYDVAALANNLSQAFRYGIYSNDDVDEAQGSLERDDEDVYFDDESAEVVISSLRLGDDQESGSLFTNSNWFAFEDDRVSHERAAGSLASPSPNIEETGVTNGGGHDQVTVGEDDLDDTATSAAVPVSKSEDSDVGKLPNDSVETGSCTTEKPPTWVEWRERPDSSNPSSADEPVSIPNGELQDQGGNGDVDVPEPSPSSSNTEDANITTTGELSKSIDENPSSKPSEPSESGTPSEPAESGTPSEPAESGTPSEPAESGTPSNPSESGCPSEPSESVDGNHPSSDPAATEVVKTVAKAEGTPEVTKDDKDVVNEAEN, encoded by the exons ATGTTTTGGCGTATGGCGGGATTGTCCACTGCGTCTCca GTGGAGACAATTTTGGATAAGGAAAATTTTACGTTGGAGGAGCTTCTTGACGAGGATGATATAATTCAAGAATGCAAAGCTTTGAACGGTCGTCTTATCAATTT TTTACGAGAAAGGGCTCAGGTTGAACAACTTATTCAATATATTGTGGTTGAAGCTCCTGAGGATGCGGAGAAGAGGAGAACTTTCAA GTTTCCTTTTGTTGCATGTGAGATTTTTACTTGTGAAGTTGATATTATCCTTAAGACGCTGGTAGAGGATGAAGAG TTGATGAATttgttattttcctttttggaACCGAAAGACTCCCATAGCACGTTGTTGGCTGGGTACTTCAGCAAG GTTGTTATTTGCCTATTATTGCGGAAGACGGTTCCTTTAATgcattatattaaa ATGCTGATCACTGCACTTTATGCTTCATATATG GCTCATCAAGAAATTATGGCACGATTAGTTGACTTGATTGGTATTACGTCCATCATGGAG GTTTTAATACGTCTTATTGGTGCTGATGAGCACATGTACACAAACTTTACTGAATCAATGCAATGGATAGAGGATACAAATGTGCTGGAGATGATTGTGGACAAGTTCAGCTCTTCA gaTTCTCCAGAGGTGCATGCAAATGCAGCTGAAACACTGTGTTCTATAACACGATCTGCCCCCCCGGCTCTTGCTGCTAAAATTTCTAGCCCAAa TTTTATAGGGAGGTTATTTCGTCATGCCTTGGAAAATTCTCGCCCGAAATCTGTTCTGGTTAACTCATTGTCTATCTGCATATCTTTGTTAGACCCTAAGAGGCTAACATTGGGAACATATTACATGTTCAACCGCCAGCTGACTCATGGGTCCACAGTTACTGTCAATCCCGAGACAGTTGAGGGAATGCTAGGTAGACTAG GTGATTTGCTAAAACTTCTGGATGTGTCGTCTGAGGAGAGTTCTTTATTAACTACATACGGCAAGTTACAGCCACCCCTCGGAAAACATCGCCTGAAG ATTGTCGAGTTCATTTCAGTGTTATTGACAGTTGGTAGTGAAGCAGCTGAGAAGGAATTAATTCGTCATGGAGCAGTGAGAAGGATATTGGATTTGTTCTTTGA GTACCcgtacaataattttttgcatCATCATGTCGAGAATATTATCTTATCATGTTTGGAGTGCAAAAATGCACCCCTTATTGAACACCTTCTTCATGAATGCAATCTGGTTGGGAAAATACTTGAGGCTGAAAAGAACTTCACCTTGAAAGATTCAAATAAG CCAACAGTCCCTGCTGAGGGTAGATTGCCGCCCAGGATTGGAAATATTGGACACTTAACACGTATATCTAACAAACTTATTCAGCTTGGAAATAACAACAGTGAAATTCACGCATATTTGCAG GAGAACAGTGAATGGAATGATTGGCAAATAAATGTTCTATCAAAGCGTAACACACTGGAAAACATATATCAGTGGGCTTGTGG GAGACCAACGGCTCTACATGACCGAGGTAGAGATAGCGACGATGATGATTACCAAAATAGAGATTATGATGTTGCAGCACTGGCAAATAACTTGAGTCAGGCCTTCCGATATGGCATTTACAGCAATGATGACGTTGATGAG GCACAAGGCTCACTTGAACGAGATGATGAG GATGTCTACTTTGATGATGAATCTGCTGAAGTTGTTATTTCTTCTCTGCGTCTGGGAGATGATCAAGAAAG TGGATCGCTTTTTACAAATTCGAATTGGTTTGCTTTTGAGGATGACCGTGTTTCCCATGAGCGTGCTGCTGGATCACTGGCTTCTCCATCACCTAATATTGAGGAGACTGGTGTTACTAATGGTGGAGGTCATGATCAGGTTACTGTCGGTGAAGATGATTTGGATGATACTGCAACATCTGCTGCAGTACCAGTATCAAAGTCGGAAGATTCTGATGTTGGGAAGCTGCCTAATGATTCTGTGGAAACTGGATCGTGTACAACTGAGAAACCGCCTACGTGGGTTGAATGGCGGGAGAGACCGGATTCCAGTAATCCATCGAGTGCTGATGAACCTGTTAGTATTCCGAATGGTGAGCTGCAAGATCAGGGTGGTAATGGTGATGTAGATGTTCCTGAGCCTTCTCCCTCATCCTCCAACACAGAAGATGCTAACATAACTACTACGGGTGAACTATCTAAATCAATAGATGAAAACCCCAGTTCGAAACCTTCCGAGCCATCAGAATCAGGCACTCCTTCCGAGCCAGCAGAATCAGGCACTCCTTCCGAGCCAGCAGAATCAGGCACTCCTTCCGAGCCAGCAGAATCAGGCACTCCTTCTAATCCATCGGAATCAGGCTGTCCTTCCGAGCCTTCAGAATCAGTCGATGGGAATCATCCAAGTTCAGACCCTGCTGCTACTGAGGTAGTGAAGACGGTTGCAAAAGCTGAAGGCACTCCTGAAGTGACCAAGGATGACAAAGATGTGGTCAACGAAGCAGAAAACTGA
- the LOC102629725 gene encoding uncharacterized protein LOC102629725 isoform X2: MFWRMAGLSTASPVETILDKENFTLEELLDEDDIIQECKALNGRLINFLRERAQVEQLIQYIVVEAPEDAEKRRTFKFPFVACEIFTCEVDIILKTLVEDEELMNLLFSFLEPKDSHSTLLAGYFSKVVICLLLRKTVPLMHYIKAHQEIMARLVDLIGITSIMEVLIRLIGADEHMYTNFTESMQWIEDTNVLEMIVDKFSSSDSPEVHANAAETLCSITRSAPPALAAKISSPNFIGRLFRHALENSRPKSVLVNSLSICISLLDPKRLTLGTYYMFNRQLTHGSTVTVNPETVEGMLGRLGDLLKLLDVSSEESSLLTTYGKLQPPLGKHRLKIVEFISVLLTVGSEAAEKELIRHGAVRRILDLFFEYPYNNFLHHHVENIILSCLECKNAPLIEHLLHECNLVGKILEAEKNFTLKDSNKPTVPAEGRLPPRIGNIGHLTRISNKLIQLGNNNSEIHAYLQENSEWNDWQINVLSKRNTLENIYQWACGRPTALHDRGRDSDDDDYQNRDYDVAALANNLSQAFRYGIYSNDDVDEAQGSLERDDEDVYFDDESAEVVISSLRLGDDQESGSLFTNSNWFAFEDDRVSHERAAGSLASPSPNIEETGVTNGGGHDQVTVGEDDLDDTATSAAVPVSKSEDSDVGKLPNDSVETGSCTTEKPPTWVEWRERPDSSNPSSADEPVSIPNGELQDQGGNGDVDVPEPSPSSSNTEDANITTTGELSKSIDENPSSKPSEPSESGTPSEPAESGTPSEPAESGTPSEPAESGTPSNPSESGCPSEPSESVDGNHPSSDPAATEVVKTVAKAEGTPEVTKDDKDVVNEAEN; encoded by the exons ATGTTTTGGCGTATGGCGGGATTGTCCACTGCGTCTCca GTGGAGACAATTTTGGATAAGGAAAATTTTACGTTGGAGGAGCTTCTTGACGAGGATGATATAATTCAAGAATGCAAAGCTTTGAACGGTCGTCTTATCAATTT TTTACGAGAAAGGGCTCAGGTTGAACAACTTATTCAATATATTGTGGTTGAAGCTCCTGAGGATGCGGAGAAGAGGAGAACTTTCAA GTTTCCTTTTGTTGCATGTGAGATTTTTACTTGTGAAGTTGATATTATCCTTAAGACGCTGGTAGAGGATGAAGAG TTGATGAATttgttattttcctttttggaACCGAAAGACTCCCATAGCACGTTGTTGGCTGGGTACTTCAGCAAG GTTGTTATTTGCCTATTATTGCGGAAGACGGTTCCTTTAATgcattatattaaa GCTCATCAAGAAATTATGGCACGATTAGTTGACTTGATTGGTATTACGTCCATCATGGAG GTTTTAATACGTCTTATTGGTGCTGATGAGCACATGTACACAAACTTTACTGAATCAATGCAATGGATAGAGGATACAAATGTGCTGGAGATGATTGTGGACAAGTTCAGCTCTTCA gaTTCTCCAGAGGTGCATGCAAATGCAGCTGAAACACTGTGTTCTATAACACGATCTGCCCCCCCGGCTCTTGCTGCTAAAATTTCTAGCCCAAa TTTTATAGGGAGGTTATTTCGTCATGCCTTGGAAAATTCTCGCCCGAAATCTGTTCTGGTTAACTCATTGTCTATCTGCATATCTTTGTTAGACCCTAAGAGGCTAACATTGGGAACATATTACATGTTCAACCGCCAGCTGACTCATGGGTCCACAGTTACTGTCAATCCCGAGACAGTTGAGGGAATGCTAGGTAGACTAG GTGATTTGCTAAAACTTCTGGATGTGTCGTCTGAGGAGAGTTCTTTATTAACTACATACGGCAAGTTACAGCCACCCCTCGGAAAACATCGCCTGAAG ATTGTCGAGTTCATTTCAGTGTTATTGACAGTTGGTAGTGAAGCAGCTGAGAAGGAATTAATTCGTCATGGAGCAGTGAGAAGGATATTGGATTTGTTCTTTGA GTACCcgtacaataattttttgcatCATCATGTCGAGAATATTATCTTATCATGTTTGGAGTGCAAAAATGCACCCCTTATTGAACACCTTCTTCATGAATGCAATCTGGTTGGGAAAATACTTGAGGCTGAAAAGAACTTCACCTTGAAAGATTCAAATAAG CCAACAGTCCCTGCTGAGGGTAGATTGCCGCCCAGGATTGGAAATATTGGACACTTAACACGTATATCTAACAAACTTATTCAGCTTGGAAATAACAACAGTGAAATTCACGCATATTTGCAG GAGAACAGTGAATGGAATGATTGGCAAATAAATGTTCTATCAAAGCGTAACACACTGGAAAACATATATCAGTGGGCTTGTGG GAGACCAACGGCTCTACATGACCGAGGTAGAGATAGCGACGATGATGATTACCAAAATAGAGATTATGATGTTGCAGCACTGGCAAATAACTTGAGTCAGGCCTTCCGATATGGCATTTACAGCAATGATGACGTTGATGAG GCACAAGGCTCACTTGAACGAGATGATGAG GATGTCTACTTTGATGATGAATCTGCTGAAGTTGTTATTTCTTCTCTGCGTCTGGGAGATGATCAAGAAAG TGGATCGCTTTTTACAAATTCGAATTGGTTTGCTTTTGAGGATGACCGTGTTTCCCATGAGCGTGCTGCTGGATCACTGGCTTCTCCATCACCTAATATTGAGGAGACTGGTGTTACTAATGGTGGAGGTCATGATCAGGTTACTGTCGGTGAAGATGATTTGGATGATACTGCAACATCTGCTGCAGTACCAGTATCAAAGTCGGAAGATTCTGATGTTGGGAAGCTGCCTAATGATTCTGTGGAAACTGGATCGTGTACAACTGAGAAACCGCCTACGTGGGTTGAATGGCGGGAGAGACCGGATTCCAGTAATCCATCGAGTGCTGATGAACCTGTTAGTATTCCGAATGGTGAGCTGCAAGATCAGGGTGGTAATGGTGATGTAGATGTTCCTGAGCCTTCTCCCTCATCCTCCAACACAGAAGATGCTAACATAACTACTACGGGTGAACTATCTAAATCAATAGATGAAAACCCCAGTTCGAAACCTTCCGAGCCATCAGAATCAGGCACTCCTTCCGAGCCAGCAGAATCAGGCACTCCTTCCGAGCCAGCAGAATCAGGCACTCCTTCCGAGCCAGCAGAATCAGGCACTCCTTCTAATCCATCGGAATCAGGCTGTCCTTCCGAGCCTTCAGAATCAGTCGATGGGAATCATCCAAGTTCAGACCCTGCTGCTACTGAGGTAGTGAAGACGGTTGCAAAAGCTGAAGGCACTCCTGAAGTGACCAAGGATGACAAAGATGTGGTCAACGAAGCAGAAAACTGA